Within the Flavobacterium sp. N502536 genome, the region AAAACAGCTCCAAAAGCGATATATACAGGATACAGACCAATGGCATAGTAAGCTTTGGCTTTGAAATACAGAAAAACAATCAGTGTAAAAATGATCGAAGCAAAAAAGAATCTGTATTTTTCGAAAGGTTTGTAGAAAAGCAAGGCATACAAAGCAGCAAGAAGTACAAAGAAAGAACCGATAAAAAATAACAATTGCTTTTTCAAAAATTCCATTCGATCCACATTAACAAGCTGTGTTTCGGCCAGTTCCTTCATATGATGCACAATAGGGAAGTGGTTGTTGTATTGCCATAAAAGATTAGGTAAAATCAGTACAAGTCCTAAAATCAGTGCCCAATAGAGTTTTTTCTCTGCGAATATTTTTCTTTGATTGGAGAGTAAAAGAGCAGGTAAGAGGCCAATAAGGAGAAACAGTATGTTGTATTTATTCAGAAAACCGAAGGCAAAAACGACAGCGCCAATGTAAAACCATTTTTTGTTTTCGGTCGTAATGTATTGAATGATCACATAATAAAAAGAAGTCCAGCATAAGATGTCTAGCGAATTGGGCTGGTACAGGATATTGATTCGCAATAACGATGAAAACAAAACGCAGGTTGCACCTAAAATCAGGGCGTATACATTTCCTTTCAAAGTTTCAATAGTTTTCCAGACCACCACAAGTGTCAAAGCGCCAAAAAGCGCCGGGAAAAACTTGACCCAGAAAACGGAATTTCCAAGTAAAAGAATCAGATAAGAAATCCATGAAGTCACCGGAGGAACGGATAAATAGCCCCATGCCAAATGATGTGCCTGATCAAGATGCAGGTATTCGTCGCGTTGCAAATCATATTCAGGACTTATTAAGAGATATTGCAGTATAAATTTTAAGGCGATAAACCCGAGTAAAATGGCAGTTTTTTTGGTCATGGTAGTTTTTGGTTTTTTAAGCGGTAATTTTCTGGTCGGATATTTTTTGTAATCGTTTAAATTTAAAGCTAATATAAGTTTATTTTAGATGGAGGACAAAGGGTGATTTTTGAAATTTGGCGTAAATGCAAAAAAGCTCCAGAGAAATCTGAAGCTTTGTATGAAATTCAAAAGATGGTTAGTTGGCTCTGCTTCTTTCTTCCTCATTTCCAAAATCTCTTTGTTTTGCTTTGATGTTTTGATTCCCGAATTTATAACTCAGCGAAATTCGGAACCCTCTGCTGTCACTATAGCTTTTTACATTGGTCTTAATGTCGTTTGAACTATAGGAAATTAGCGGTTTTTGCGCATTTAGTAAGTCTTCGCCAATGAAGGTAACAGAAAGATTTTTGTTGAAAGTGAGCAGTTTCACCGAAATATCAAGAATATGCAAAGTCGAAATATTAAAAATTTGGTAACGTCCAGGCAGTTGTAAACCATAATTTAAACCCAGAAATAGTGTTTTGTTGCTGTTGATCGTAAAATCGTTATTGCTGTAAAGGTATCCGTTATAACCATCGATTGACTGAATAAAAGCGGTTTTTGATTTTACATTTTGATAGTTTAAATTGAATCCGGTGAAGCTGTTCCACCACGACCATTTGTTGAAATTGTATGAGGTAGAAAGACCGATCTGATAGGTATTGGCATAGTTTAAAGGCGTGTTTCTCGTAACATTTGTATTCGGATCAATGATCGATAATTCCTGTCCAAAATCTGAAACCTGAGAGAAATAAACAGAACTTACCCATTTTTGATTTCGGATAAACGAAAACTCAAAATTATCAATCAGTGAAGGTTTCAAATAAGGATTTCCTTCAGCATAAAAGTAAGGGCTCGTTTTAACTACAAAAGGATTTAAATAATCAAAATCAGGTCTGCGGATTCTTCGACTGTAGTTTAACGAGAAAGAATTATTTTCATTAGGAACATACGTCAGATAGGCCGTTGGAAATAATTTTACATAATGGTTGGTGTTGGTTTGATTCAGATTTTCAGAATATCCTTTGGTTTGTGTCGCTTCGATGCGTAAGCCAATTTGAGTCTCCCATTTTGAGTTTATTTTTTTACTTCCCGAAAAATACAAGGCCTGATTGTACTCTTTATAATTAAAAACATTCGATTGATTGGTGTTAAAAACCGGCGTTCCGGTTTCGTGATCGTATACAACCAGATTGTTGTTTGTATTGGTATGGAAAGTTTTCGCTCCAAAACTAAGGTTTGCCCAGTCGTACGGTAAAGTGAAATCAATATTGGCCGAGTAATTTCGGATGCTATTGACATTGGAATTGGTGGAAGAGAAAAATCCGCCGGGGATCTTATTTTTACTGCCGTCTAATTCATTTCCGGAGAAGAAACGAGAATCACTTTTGTTATAATCAAAATAGTCCAGATCCATTGAAATGTTTTTTCCTAAGCTGTCGATTGCAACCGAATTATGGAAGTTTACTGCATTCATCTTTGGATTATTTTCGCCATTGGCATTCGAAGTAATATAAGAATCTACCATTCCGCTCGCAGTGTTGTATCGGGTTGTAAATGGGTTGTTTGCGTTCACTTTGTCTGTAAAACTGCCCATATATTTGAGTCCGGTACTCCATTTGTCGGTAACTTTATAGTCAAAACCAAGACCTAAGCTCAGTACATCTGTGGTCGATTTGTTTTTAACTTCTTGTTTCCAGGTCTCATTGGTATAAAAAATAGAGCTTTCAGAAGAAGTCAGTAATTTTTGTTTCCCTTTGCTTACAGTAGCCTGTACCGAAAGTTTATCGTGATTGTACGTAAAAAGTCCGTTAACGTTGCCACCTGCGTATGTTTTCTGGGTGTAGGATGTTCCAATATTGGCATTCCACGAATTGGCTTTTGCCGTTTTCAGTTTAATATTAATCAGACCGCTATTACCTTCTGCGTCATATTTTGCCGGAGGAGTGGTAATCACTTCAATACTTTTAATATTATCCGCCGGAATTGATTTAAGAAATGCTGCCAAATCTTCCTGAGGCATTCTTTGCAAACGATCGTCGATCATCACCAAAATTTCACCTTTACCTACAATCGAAATCGCTTCATTTTGAACCCTAACAGTAGGTGTTGCTTTTAAGGCGTCTAAAGCCGTTCCTCCAGTAGCGGTTACCGAATTTTCGACATTAAAAACAAGTCGATCCACCTTTTGCTCGATCAGTTTTTTTCTCGATTTCAAAGTAACCCCGTCCAGCTGTACCGATTCTTTAATTTCAATCGTACCTAGATTGGTATTCTGGTCTATGGTGATTTCACGGTTCATAAATTCAGTACCAAATTGCTCGAGTAGTAAGCGGTAATTTCCTTTTGGAGCTTTCAGTACAAAATTCCCCAAACTGTCAGTTGAAGCCTGAGCAGCTAAAGTTTTTTGTTGGTTTAATAAACCGCTGATTACAAATTCAACGGCTCGCTTATTTTGATTGATCACTTTTCCTTTAACTTCATATTCCTGACCAAAAGAATACGTTTGATATAAAAAGGCAAGTACTAAAAGGCTAATATTTTTCATGGTTTTAGATTAATTACACTGCAAAACTGCACTGAAAAGAGGCCGAAAACTACTTTTATCGACAAACCCCTCTGATTAATCTACAAACCCGGCTTTGGACTTTTTGATGAATGTATATCTTTGAAAAAAAAACGAAAAATGTATAAAGGAACATTATCAAAAAGAGTAGAAGTGTTTGTTCACATCATATATTGGCTTTTGATGGGGTATTTCACCTTTGTTAAAAATCTGATACAGGCAAAAGTTTACATTCCTGATTTGTTTCTTTCAACGTATATGCTGGTGTTTGTAATGACCTTTTACTTTCATTATTTTGTAGTAATGAAATTGGTTTTCAAATCGTTTCAATGGAAACGGTTTTTTGCGGGAGTAATCGTTTCTTACTTGTTTTTTACAGCTTCAAGATGGCTGTTGGAGCAGGAGATAAGCGATGTTTTGTTTCATCGAATCAATTACACCAATCCAACTTTCTTTAAGTATATGGAGGATAATCTGCATTACAGCAGTATGCCTGTTATTTTAAGTTCGCTGCTTTGGTTTGTCATTTATTTTATCCGTTTGCTCGAGTACAATCAGCATATTCTCGAAGAAAATAAAAACACCGAAATCAAATTTCTGAAGGCACAGATCAATCCGCATTTTATATTTAATACGTTGAACAACATTTACTCAATGGTTTATTTTCAGTCCGATAAATCGTTGGCAGCCATTGAAAAACTAAGTCAGATCATGCGTTTTACGACTTATGAATCGCAAAAAGAAAAGATAAAACTGGCCGATGAAATCGATTATATAAAAGCGTATATCGAGCTGGAACAATTGAGGCATCAGGAAAGTGCTTTTATTGATTTCAGAATTGAAACTGAAAATAGTTCCGAAGAAATTCCGCCTTATATTTTGTCTCCGTTGATTGAAAATGCTCTGAAACACGGGATTACTTCTAACGAAAAACCGATTGTAATTGAGCTGCGGTTAGCCGATAAAAAGCTTCATTTTAAAGTGACAAATGATATCGCCATACAAAAGAAGGACAAACTGGGAGGCATTGGATTGAGTAATTTAAGAAAGAGGCTGGAAATTCATTATCCACAAAAACACCAAATTAAAGTAGTAAATCAAAACAATCAGTTTACAGCTGAACTCGAAATAGAATTAAAATGAAGAAAATAAATTGTATCATCTTAGACGACGAACCTTTTGCAGTAAAACTAATGGCAGATTATGCTTCTAAAGTGCCGCGATTAAACGTTTTGTATGCCGATTCAGATGTTTTTAAAGCCATCGAAATACTGAACAATGAAGTGGTTGATTTGGTGTTTATCGACATTCAAATGCCGCAGTTAACCGGAATTGAATTGATGCAAATGTTCAATCAGAAACATAATTTTATCATTACCTCTGCCTATCCCGATTATGCGTTGGATGTTTTTCAGTTTCATGTTATAGATTATCTACTCAAACCAATCGTTTTCAATCGTTTTTATCAAGGTGTTGAGAAGTTTATCCGCTGGCAGGAAACCTTTCAAAACCAGCAAACCGAAGATTTTTTATTTGTAAAAGCCGACAGGAAACACCATAAAATAGCAACCGAAAATATTCTTTATATCGAAGGGCTTAAAGATTACATTCGGATTCATACAAAAGGGGAAAAAATTATGGTTTTGGAAAACATGAAAGACATTCTTGAAAAACTTCCGGTAAATCAATTTGTTCGTATTCACCGATCGTATATAATTCCAAAAAATAAAATAAAAGTTATCGATGGAAATCAGATACAACTCACCAGCGGAGAACAGCTTCCGGTGGGCGAAACCTATCGAAAATTAGTCAGCGACTGGTTAAGTTAGCCGTTAAAAAAAGAGGTACAGCTTACATCATTTTGCCTTCTTTGGCATATTCTTTTTTAATGCCTTGCAGCAGGTGATTCAGTTTAATGTTTTCGTTTTGATCTTCTAATGTTTTGAGGCAGGCATATTGAATAATGTTTACAATATTGGCACCGGTGATTTCGTATTTTTTTGAAATTTCATGAAGGTTTACATCCTCAGCAATTTTAATTCCTTTGGGCAGATTGTTCTCCCAAAGCTGTAAACGTTCCTGAGAAGAAGGCACTTCAAATTCGATGATAGACTGAAATCTTCGGGTAAAGGCGGTATCAATATTGGTTTTAAAATTGGAAGCGAGAATCACCAGTCCGGGATGATTTTCGATACGCTGCAGCAAGTACGACACTTCCTGATTGGCATATTTATCGTGCGCATCCCTCACATTGGTTCTTTTTCCGAAAACAGCATCGGCTTCATCAAAAAAGAGGATCCAGTCTTTATCTGCTGCTTTGTCAAAAAGAGAAGACAGGTTTTTTTCGGTTTCGCCTATGTATTTCGAAATCACCATCGACAAATCAATACGGTACACATCCCGTTGCGTATATTTTCCAAGAAGCGAAGCCGTAAGTGTTTTTCCGGTTCCGGGTGAACCATAAAACATCACCC harbors:
- a CDS encoding ArnT family glycosyltransferase; the encoded protein is MTKKTAILLGFIALKFILQYLLISPEYDLQRDEYLHLDQAHHLAWGYLSVPPVTSWISYLILLLGNSVFWVKFFPALFGALTLVVVWKTIETLKGNVYALILGATCVLFSSLLRINILYQPNSLDILCWTSFYYVIIQYITTENKKWFYIGAVVFAFGFLNKYNILFLLIGLLPALLLSNQRKIFAEKKLYWALILGLVLILPNLLWQYNNHFPIVHHMKELAETQLVNVDRMEFLKKQLLFFIGSFFVLLAALYALLFYKPFEKYRFFFASIIFTLIVFLYFKAKAYYAIGLYPVYIAFGAVFLSQALQTGWKRYLKPVFIIIPLLLFIPMYDFAFPNKSPEYIIKNPEKYRKMGMLKWEDGKEHALPQDFADMLGWKELARKTDSVYALIPNPETTLVLCDNYGQAGAINYYSKKGIKAVSFNADYLNWFVLDVPYKNVIRIKNSWERTDELKETSPFFESSRIAGEITNKYARESGATIFVFTNAKIDINKRLKAEIKEETDYSND
- a CDS encoding outer membrane beta-barrel family protein produces the protein MKNISLLVLAFLYQTYSFGQEYEVKGKVINQNKRAVEFVISGLLNQQKTLAAQASTDSLGNFVLKAPKGNYRLLLEQFGTEFMNREITIDQNTNLGTIEIKESVQLDGVTLKSRKKLIEQKVDRLVFNVENSVTATGGTALDALKATPTVRVQNEAISIVGKGEILVMIDDRLQRMPQEDLAAFLKSIPADNIKSIEVITTPPAKYDAEGNSGLINIKLKTAKANSWNANIGTSYTQKTYAGGNVNGLFTYNHDKLSVQATVSKGKQKLLTSSESSIFYTNETWKQEVKNKSTTDVLSLGLGFDYKVTDKWSTGLKYMGSFTDKVNANNPFTTRYNTASGMVDSYITSNANGENNPKMNAVNFHNSVAIDSLGKNISMDLDYFDYNKSDSRFFSGNELDGSKNKIPGGFFSSTNSNVNSIRNYSANIDFTLPYDWANLSFGAKTFHTNTNNNLVVYDHETGTPVFNTNQSNVFNYKEYNQALYFSGSKKINSKWETQIGLRIEATQTKGYSENLNQTNTNHYVKLFPTAYLTYVPNENNSFSLNYSRRIRRPDFDYLNPFVVKTSPYFYAEGNPYLKPSLIDNFEFSFIRNQKWVSSVYFSQVSDFGQELSIIDPNTNVTRNTPLNYANTYQIGLSTSYNFNKWSWWNSFTGFNLNYQNVKSKTAFIQSIDGYNGYLYSNNDFTINSNKTLFLGLNYGLQLPGRYQIFNISTLHILDISVKLLTFNKNLSVTFIGEDLLNAQKPLISYSSNDIKTNVKSYSDSRGFRISLSYKFGNQNIKAKQRDFGNEEERSRAN
- a CDS encoding sensor histidine kinase, whose amino-acid sequence is MYKGTLSKRVEVFVHIIYWLLMGYFTFVKNLIQAKVYIPDLFLSTYMLVFVMTFYFHYFVVMKLVFKSFQWKRFFAGVIVSYLFFTASRWLLEQEISDVLFHRINYTNPTFFKYMEDNLHYSSMPVILSSLLWFVIYFIRLLEYNQHILEENKNTEIKFLKAQINPHFIFNTLNNIYSMVYFQSDKSLAAIEKLSQIMRFTTYESQKEKIKLADEIDYIKAYIELEQLRHQESAFIDFRIETENSSEEIPPYILSPLIENALKHGITSNEKPIVIELRLADKKLHFKVTNDIAIQKKDKLGGIGLSNLRKRLEIHYPQKHQIKVVNQNNQFTAELEIELK
- a CDS encoding LytR/AlgR family response regulator transcription factor; the protein is MKKINCIILDDEPFAVKLMADYASKVPRLNVLYADSDVFKAIEILNNEVVDLVFIDIQMPQLTGIELMQMFNQKHNFIITSAYPDYALDVFQFHVIDYLLKPIVFNRFYQGVEKFIRWQETFQNQQTEDFLFVKADRKHHKIATENILYIEGLKDYIRIHTKGEKIMVLENMKDILEKLPVNQFVRIHRSYIIPKNKIKVIDGNQIQLTSGEQLPVGETYRKLVSDWLS